The genomic segment GCCGGAGCCTCCGCCCGTTCCACCACCAGAGCCGCCTGACGAACCGCCTCCGTTGCCGCCGGAGCCATTTCCACCGCTGCCGCCATTGCCGCCGCCGTTTCCATTGCTGCCTCCGGTATATTTGACCTCTGGCGTTCCGTCCCAATTCGTTTTAATGACGACATCCGTGCCGAATTTATACAGCGTACGCTCTGTCGAGTTCAAATCAATTGTACGGGCAGCAGATGCATTATATACACCGAGTCCGAGTGTCAAGACAAGCAAAATCATCAAAGGGTAATAACCTTTGGAAGAGCGCGACAGCTGAGTAAGTGTCAAATAAAGCGGAACGGGCAAAAACTTCCGGCCCAGCCAGTTAAACACCTTCAGCAGCCACGGGAACAACCGCAGGAAAAACAATCCCATTGCAAAAATCGATAAAGCCGGTACGAAAAATAGAAACGGCTGCACATTAAGCTGATCCGTCGTAAGTCCCGTCTGGAAGGTCAGCATTTGGCGCTGATTAAACATATACCAGCCATATCCGGCTGCGCCAAGCAGCAAAACATCAATGAACCAGCGCTGCCAAAACGGACTGCGGTCCGAACGCGCCAAATCCCTTTTGTAGCTTACAATCGATGATCTGGCATAAATAATCGCCGGAATAATCGTCGAGAGCAGGGCCAGCACGACGGCTGCTACGCCTGCAATTATCGCCTCAGTCGAGAAGCCGACCGGAATCGACGTCCGATTGACGAAGGACAGAAAGCCATTGGCCGAGCCGATGCTTTTCGCCATAAACCAGCCGAGGAACGGGCCGATTACTAGAGCGATTGCCCCAAGCAGCAAGCCCTCGAGCAAATAAATCCATATAATTTGCCTTGTGCCTGCTCCGCGGCTGCGAAGGACCGCGATGTCGCTGCGCTGCTTATCGAGAGACTGCCGGGCATTCATCGCGATAAAATAGAACACCATCGCAAGCATCGGAGCTGCCAGCGTGAACAGCAGCGTCTGAAGCTGCAAGCTCTGCCGCTTGAACTCAATAAGCGTATCAGCAAATGAAATTTCCACCTTCGTGTCGGTCAGGCGCTGATAAAGCTCAATATTTAAGCGATCCAGCGTTCTTCCCAGCGGCGAAAGCTGACTCGTCTGCACTTGCGACAAATCGAAAGCATAATACCAGCTTGCATTGTTAAGCGGAATTTTTTGCTGCTCCAGCAGCGTCTTCAAAAATACGTTCTCGTGAATCTGGAGCGTATTCATCAGTCCTTCAAGCCCTTGATACCAATAAGGATCGGTGTCATTCAGCGGCTTGACAGCTCCGACGATTTTGACGCGCAGCGTCAAATTCAGCCCGCTGTAGATCGGGTATTCGAATACATCCCCAATATGAACATCATTGCGGTACATCGCTTCTTCAAGCATAACCGCTTCCATCACGCCATCTTTATCGACCTTGTCGGTAAACCAGCGTCCTTGCATAATTTCGGTTTTGCCTTCCAGCCCCGTCATGGACATCAGTGTCATCTGACGGGTACGGCTCGCATCCACCTTGGTCGGGTCTTCTGGCACGACATCGGCGCCGCGGAGCGACAAGCTGCGAACAAAGTTCTGATAAGCAAACCCGATTTCATTCGGTACATCCTCTTTAATATATCGGTCAACTTCAGTCAAAGCTGAAAGATCGGTTGTCTGGCCGCCTGGCGACTGATACCGCATCAGCAGCGAGCCTGCCGGCAAGCCGGTGCTCTTCTC from the Paenibacillus sp. BIHB 4019 genome contains:
- a CDS encoding FtsX-like permease family protein, producing MGIPLLRFLFRKMWNTRWLTFSALAGLTIAVAFATSIPMYADGALKRVVAASLKEKSTGLPAGSLLMRYQSPGGQTTDLSALTEVDRYIKEDVPNEIGFAYQNFVRSLSLRGADVVPEDPTKVDASRTRQMTLMSMTGLEGKTEIMQGRWFTDKVDKDGVMEAVMLEEAMYRNDVHIGDVFEYPIYSGLNLTLRVKIVGAVKPLNDTDPYWYQGLEGLMNTLQIHENVFLKTLLEQQKIPLNNASWYYAFDLSQVQTSQLSPLGRTLDRLNIELYQRLTDTKVEISFADTLIEFKRQSLQLQTLLFTLAAPMLAMVFYFIAMNARQSLDKQRSDIAVLRSRGAGTRQIIWIYLLEGLLLGAIALVIGPFLGWFMAKSIGSANGFLSFVNRTSIPVGFSTEAIIAGVAAVVLALLSTIIPAIIYARSSIVSYKRDLARSDRSPFWQRWFIDVLLLGAAGYGWYMFNQRQMLTFQTGLTTDQLNVQPFLFFVPALSIFAMGLFFLRLFPWLLKVFNWLGRKFLPVPLYLTLTQLSRSSKGYYPLMILLVLTLGLGVYNASAARTIDLNSTERTLYKFGTDVVIKTNWDGTPEVKYTGGSNGNGGGNGGSGGNGSGGNGGGSSGGSGGGTGGGSGGGGGGAQQPVPTRILYSEPPFELFRKMEGVEAAARVLQTKGNIVVSGRSIGQGTVMGIDNVDFSKVAWFRNDLFPTHPFTYLNYLGMYEHAALIPTGVAEKYQLKPGDTMSVGFTEGKLDFVVVGILPYWPTQYPDQSPFVITNLDYIYDQLPIMPYEVWLKMKDGAKVAPILEELQKQGIEVATVKDVRNELIIQSKLPTRGGVFGILSLGFLVSVIVTLTGYVLYWFFNLSGRVVQFGVLRAMGLSRRQLTGMLMLEQLFTAGLSIGLGVMIGKLTSLLFLPFLQTAENATETVPPFRVVFEAKDTNQLFIVVAFMMITGALLLFLHIRRLRVHQAVKMGEER